In Capsicum annuum cultivar UCD-10X-F1 chromosome 8, UCD10Xv1.1, whole genome shotgun sequence, the genomic window GCATAAAGCGGGTTTGCTTGGATGTGATGAAAGCCGCTGACATTAAAGTCCATAATAATAATTAGGGTAGTCATAGTTATCATATGTTTTTTAGTTTTACTAGTCGTACAGCTCACTTTTGAAAAGGTAAGAATACCTCACAATTCGTTGTGCACATAGCTTTCTCCTCTACTGAAGAATTATGTGGTCTCAGGAGGAAATATGCCAAGTCTTTGTCCACAGtttaaattgaatattttaagGTTGTTAGATTATCAGCGCACTTATTGCTCGTGAATATCTGCTGTCCACAGTTGAAATTTGTTGTGCTCCGTTTGGAATTTTGTAGGCAAACCATGCGTTAATGTATGAACCAGAACCAGTGCTTGAAAACCTCGTCTTTGGCATCTTATCATAGTTCCAGATTTATTACAGTCTGCAACTCAAATTTGGATGGAGAATGAAAACCACAATTTACCAAATAACTTAGCTGGACAGGGTGTCTTTAGCCAAACACCCAAATATTAGGTGGGGATTGGGCTACATTTGGTGGAAATGCATCGGTGAGTGATCCAGAACTCTCATTTGAAAGTGCAGGATAGGTTATGGCCATGGAATTGGAACACTACCACAATCCAAATGTGAAGAGAGAAGCAAACAGAAGGATCATAATTTCTCTACACTATCCATGTATATAAGTTGAAACTCATTTTATAGGAGCAGCTCTTGACCGAAAATTTCAACATGAACCAAGAAATATGGTCATGTACCGCAGACAAAGTAGTGATAATACAAACCTTGATCAACAAAACCAATACCACCCCTCTTTCGAATTGGATTTGCAAAGATTCGTAGTCTTTTAAGGCGATTTTCCATAATGCCTGGATTCTCGGGGATCTTGGCAAGCACAGGTACTTCATCTTCCATTAGATAAAGTCAACTATGAAATTTAACAGTCCATCACATGTTACACATCTAACATTTACAGGAAAAACATAGCAAAAGAAGCATTTCCAACTGCAATCAGTCTTCTCTGTACCAAACAATACCATTTCTGGTATTTACAATTTCCTTTACAAGATTATAATCTTTACACTATCTACTGTTTCCTCGGATAGACAGAACACAACCAGGCACAAGTGCAACCTATGAACTTTTTTGCTCAATTTACCCATAACTTATCCATGACCATTCTGCATTCAACTGTTCACGTCCAAATTTTTGCAATTTTCAGTTGACAGAATTCTTGGATGCTACACAAACTAATCCCTGTACAAGCATCTCATTTGAAATTGATCCCTGACTTGCACAGTCCTCGAAGCATCAGGTGAGTACTTGCAAACTTTCTTTTGAGAAAGCAAGAACTTGGAGACTTAAGAGTACACTGTAGCAAATTGCATAACATGTCAATGCAAGCGTGAGTTCTAGGCAGgttaaaaaaaggaagaaagaaggaaaggaaaaaggaaataactaaCTACAAGAGAAGCATATAATAAACCTTAAAATTCCCCCTTAACAATGAATACTAATCCTACAGGTGACAGTTGGGAATTAATTGTGGACTTCTAACTCTTACTAAGAACTTGTGAGGTGGAAAAAGCTAGAGCAAAAACGCTTCTCTCTTCCCAGAGGGAAATTTAACTCGATAGTCTCTTATAAGCCTATTTGATACAGAAGTCGGATTTATTAATGCTACCAAAAGGGCAATTTCAGTCCCTTCAGTTAAATCCGATAAAATAGGAGCCAAAAGACGAACTTTATTCCCCTCTGACATGAGACTTTCTTTCTGCATTTGTGGAAAGGAAGACAAACTATAGAAGACAGATGTAGATGTTGTTTACCTCAGTACAATTGACAGCAGAATTTACGGTGCTCAAGGACTCGAGAAATTTGATAGTGGCTTCATGACAAATGGATGTTCCAGAAGTTCAGATGCAGTTGGCCGATCATTTGGATTAACTCGCAAACAACTATTTATGAAATCCTGAGCTTCTGTTGATAAGGTATCTGGTATAGGAGGAGGTTCACCTCTGCCTATTCTGAACAGTGCTTGCATCTGTCGCATAAAACAACGTTAAATTCTTGACACGTGAATCCCATTGAAGACTAAGGAAAACCAGAGCTTCTCTAACCATAAACCATGTTTCGTTTCTCCTTTTTTCTAGTCATGATGTTCCATTGTTTTAAGTAACATCTAAAAGCATAAAGAATGTCTTCCAAGAATATAAAGACTTAAACTAGATATTCAATATTATGCAATAATAGTTAGCTCTGAATCGTAGATCAGCTACAGCTTAAAACTTAAAGAAGATCTGTCACAATTGAAGGGAAAAAAGATACCAAAAGACAAACACCCATGctaattagaaaatattttcaggaAAATTTACAGTGGCCGTTAAGAGAAAGCATTAATTAACATACAAATAGTTGTCAACTACTAGATCATGCATGTAAATttcttgaaaattatatttttccctaaacttTTGCATTTGAGTTCATAATAATATCCTATTTCACTTTAGACTACACATTTCAGAAGATTCATACATTAAACAAGCAGAAGATTAATTGTAGAATCTGGTGAAGTCATTCTCACACTCCATTCAAGCAAACACACGTCATAAAATTAGGTGCTGCAATTTTCCATATCGAAATTCGATCTTAGAGATATAACATACCCCTTCCAAGTGAGAGTAAGGAATTTGGCCAGTTAACATCTCTAAGACAGTACAACCCAGACTCCATATATCAGCAGGAGTCCCATAACCATTGTTCTTCCTATTAACAACCTGAAAGAGCTCCAAGACAAATTTATGAGTCAACCCCGTAAATATCTTGAACCCATTTAATCTTTTGCTATATTACTGACACCAACAATAAGAAAAAGATGCAAATAGAATATAGCAAAGAGTAAATATGATCAACAATATGGTCACCTGGAAATCATTTAAATATTGCAAACTGAATGGGTGAAGTAAGCGACAAATTTTCCTAGGCAGGACTAACCAGAGGCATTTTTTTAAGAGGGTAACTTAGGATTAACCAGAGGCATTATGCTTCTACCAAGAGACAGTTGCTTCAACAAAGATATATGGAATTCTACTCCTAAACTGTCACATTGTATCACATGAGCTACATAAATTGCACAAGCAACTTTATCCAAGCTATTGCGACATCTATCAACACTTAACAAATCCTTTACAACATAGACATGTATAATGTGCATTTATCTCTCTTTCCTCAAAACCTAAGCCTTTATAGAAATTTACTTAATAGCTCCTCATTAAAATGatacaaaaaatttaacggaTAAATAATATATGTccatacaacaacataccctgtgAATAATACATGTCAATACAGCACAAAATTAGAAAGGAAAAGACACCCCCGAGTGAGACTCTATAACAGCAACAATGTCTCAATTGCAAACTAATTGGGTCAGCTATATCGATCCTCACTAACCATCATTCCTATTAGACCCCTAGCAATTCAATGTTTGAGAATTTTGGTTATCTAGCACCAAAAGTACTCTACAATTTCTATTCTTTTTCGAACAAATCGTGAACAAAATTAGAAGACTCCTATTGAACTTTCCTCGCTAACAACTAACTGGTATCGCCTATATGGATCTTTTTTTCCTATGTGCGCTATTTTGCGCTAAGTCTGCATAGAAGTGAGGCCCTGATTTTAGAAAAAGACAATCTGCGGGTTTTGGTGGTTGAGAGATTAGGAATCATAGACTTCGAAGTTCGAAAAACTCTGATGCAGAAGAATACCTCTGGGGCCATCCAGAATGCAGTTCCTTTGCAAGACTTTATGTTATTCATTTGTGTTGCCTGTAAAGTAATTAGCAAGTTACAGGACTAGAGAAAGTAGTTTCAAAGGATAAAGTATTAGGCATTGAAATTAACCAGGGTGAATAGGATTGGAACGGATATAGACAACTCATATAGCCATCCCCAGCTAGTTTTAGATTAAGGTTGAGTTGATTGATATAAGACCAAGAAAGGGAAAAACTAAAGACTGCATAACTATCTCACCTTTGCCAGTCCGAAATCTGCAAGCTTCACTGAACCACTAACATCCACCAATATATTGGCACACTTAATGTCCCTTCGAAAAGAGCATAAACAAAAGTCTTAGAAAGAAGAGGTTAACATGACATCATCGTCATGCACACATCTCATGACAACAACTAAACGATCTTCTAGTGATTGAGGGATAAGTTCTACATGCACACATCTTCAACAAAGAATCAAGACACTGCTCCCATCAATTGTAAGAGGACAAACAACAACCACAAATCAGCAATGTAAAGAGAACATATGTATCACCTGTGCATCACTTCTCTGGAATGAAGGTAATGCAACCCACTCAAGATTTGCCTGGTGTAATCTGAAACATGGGAATCACGCAAGCGATACTTGCGATAGACACTTGCAAGTGAGCCTTTTGTAACAAGCTCAAGAAAGATATACAGTTTGCTTTCGTCCTGAAGATAGAAAAACATTGTGAATTTGTAAGTAAAGATGAGAAGAATAATTCATTAAAGTTCATAGTTACAATATGCTTGTCATCAGATCTCCATCTAGCAGATTATGTTACCAATTAAAAGACTCAACCCTCAACTAAGTTCCACAACTGCAGAAAAGAGTTTCTTCTTTTCAAAATATCTAGTAGTACTTTTGTCCTTGTGTATAGCAAATTTGAGCTATAAAGAGGAAGTAAATCTGCAAAAGATGCACAGTCCATATTATGATAGCATACCTTGTTTGTGCCATGATAGCGAACTATATTTTTATGTCGAAACCGACTTAGAAGAGAAATCTCCTGAACAAACAAACAAGGTGTAAGGAGAATAATAGAGAAAcaatatccaaaaaataattaGTGGAATGGCCAAAAAGTACCTGTTCAAGTTGATAAAGGCTCTGTTGGTTTCCTGGGTCAATCAACGAAACTTCTTTGACAGCAAAAAAGAATCCATCACTGCACGCAGAAGAACAAGGAAAGAATCGTAAGAGAAGAATACccttttttttactaaaataaagaGTTATTGCTGGAGTAAAGGAGTTTATATTTGAAATATGTTCTTTCAGCCGTAAACTTCCAGTAGTTTGCAAGTCCATCACCAATACAACATTGAACCAAAGAAAATCACTTTCTGCATCATAAAGAAATGAAGATTGTGTGTATGGGAGATTTTGATAGGTAATTCACTAAGCATACAAAATTACACACACACTACACACACATTAAATGAGTAGAACACTCTTTCTGCCAGCTTCTATAGGAGTATTAAGGAGCACGGTGAGATAGATAGACATCCAATATTGCAGTAGCTAGTTGCTTGAGCTTAGCCCCGCCACTCCCACACCCACAACACACACGCACATTATAtgtggtgtgtgtgtgtgtgtatgttggGGACTAGTGGTTAATGACGTGCGTTGAGCACCATTAGATCTCAGGTTCAGagacaaaaacactaggtgatttcttccaaTCTGCTCTATCTTTGGTGGACAGAGTAACCTAATACctattgctggtgggaggtggcaggtatcccgccGTAGAATTAGCAGGAGAACAAAGGGCAGACCAAATAATCCATATTTAAACGGTACGAACATCATAGTCTGGATTGATGGAGCCCAAGATGATACTTGCATATTCACTCTACTATAAGCAGTTGGAGTGAGGAACTATCTTTCCCATCATATGGATTCTTCTACTATGTGCCTAAGTATCAATTTTTAGACCTTAATGATTAACATTTGGTCAAAATATAAATCCTTGATCAGTTTTCTTGTGCTATGGTTTTCTAGGGGTTCACTCGCTTCGGAATACattttcccaaaatcaaaattCTGTGCTTTACAGGTTTTATTGTACAAAGTCTGTGATCCTCTTTTCGGAATTGGGGATTTTAATGATTACACCAAAATAAGGTGTGTTGATATTACAGATAGTTCTATGACTTACAAGCTCTAGAAGCATTGATTCCTTGCTATGGTCTTAGAAAGGTGAGGCAATTTACTAAACTCTTGTGGATAAAATTTCATCCCTAAGGCCTAACCAGTGGCTTTATCTTTAATTATACGCCGGATAAGGCTAAACAAAAACTGCATTAATGAAAGCTGATAATACCAATGAAAGCTGAAATCGAAGCTCAAGGGAGTATAAGCATATGCTGATAATGAAAATGCAGAAGGTCCGAGAATTACCTCGGAGCCTATCTCACAGGGAAACGAGAGAATGCTCGAGTTTTAGAACAAATAGTTAAGGATATATCCTGGTACGCTTAAGCTTCATATTTCGGACACCATCATTATTCATGTGAGCAGAAAAGGAATGCTGTAAAATGTAATCACTTACTCCGTGAATCCTTCATACACTGTTCCAAATGACCCACTCCCAAGAAAGTCGCCCTTTTGCCAAGATTTTATACTAGGAGAACCATTTGGAGAAACAGAATGTATGGACTTCAAACTCAATGCACAGGATTCATTACTCCGTGACTTAGGGCTCATCTCCGAGATAATGCTGTAGGATTCACCAGTAGGTGATTTGGAGCTTCTCTTCGAAATCAGGCTGTAGGAATCATCACTCGGTGATTTGGAACTTTCAGCATCACCTCTTACACCTTGCTCGAATGGCTTTTCACAAACTCCATCATTTTCCGAAGAAGAGTCTGATTCTTGTGAAGTATTTCTTACACAATCCTCACTACGTTCGTCATCCTTAGCAATGTCTCCTACTTTGTTGTTTCCAGGTGTGTCATCGGAAGTGCTCTCAACATGTAAAGGTGAAACCATATTTTCATCATCCGCAGGACCAAAACTTTTGATAAAATCCCAAGCAGATGTGAAATCGTCCACGTCTGCCGCTGGAGGAGCTAGCCTTGGTGGTCTAAATCCCTTAATTCCACACTTAACATCCTCCTTTTCACTAACCCTAGCCTTAATCAAATTTTCAGGAGCAGAATTTAAGCGATGCTTCAATTTACCTCTCACACCATTTCTAAAACTATCAGAAACCTCAAGCTCATTCTCGGTTCCGTAAAGATCAGCGTCGGAGCACGGTTCATTTTCTCCCTCCGATTCACTAGCCGTCAAATTATCCAACCGTCGGTTCGATTCACCGTCACCAGTACCCGTATCAGACAGTTCATCCGCACACTCAAGCTCAACATCAGAATCACGTCGAGCAAACCTTGTGCTCCGCAATCGGTCCGAACGAGAGCAAGGTTTCCGAGCTTCCCAAGCAGCAACAGGAATCGCAAAATCTTCAGGAGAAAGGCCTAAAGAGCGGCAAATAGTATCAAATTCACCAGCAGCACCGTCGATTCTGAAGCTTGTACGATTCGTTACAGGATAAAGGTCAAGCGACCTAGTCCGCTGAGTATGCTGATCTTCGAACGGCGAAGACGGTACCGACTGTGAAGCGTCGTAATCGACGTTCTTTAAGGCATTTGTCCGGTCAAGTCGAGGTCTTAGCTGCTTCTTCTTCGCATACATCGCTCaattttcacacacacacacacatagagaGAGGAGAATTCAGGTTCTTCTTCAGGTTAGGTATGTTTTAGAGAAGAGAGGAATTCAGAAGAGGCGGCAGTGATTGCATTGGTCAAAATACAGTGGGTCTACTTTTCATTTCTTTGCTGTTCTTTCAGCATTTTGTACTACTATACTAGTATTTTGTTTTGAGTACACCGCGGAACGAAATATAATTCGACAATGATCACGCGGTGCCACGTACGCAGAGTTTCGACTAGTTTAGTCCAACGTGTctccaaaatttttattatttaaaatttaataattttatatgtttttttaattttttttttaaaaagtacttttcaaaggttttttatattttaatataataatgtaataaatatattttttagtgtaagcacatatatattttatatcatcaCTTTGTCATTTGTCATGCAGTACTTCTTTCTGTCAGACGCTAAGAAAGACGCATCTATTTGAGTTATACTTGTGGTacgatttttttctttatatagttaaatttttttatttatttttaaagtcaaatccttacaaaatcattatttacattcttattatgtacttaaaacttttcaaaatttgatgttttttaaatttttcttattctaacgcttttatatttacttttagatttttcccatcttttttaaaataaatttagttgatttagaattcttgaattaatgaaaaaaatattaattgtcattaattctgatgacttctaataaggaaaggagaaattttttaccaaaaatatatttaattaatttttaaatattagaaaaaatagtgaaaagacgattttatctattgtgaaatcttttaatgaaggtcaaaaagttcaaacgtgttatgaaacaataaagaataaagaagaagagtataGAGGATaaagagagtaattgttatttctcttaagggatgcattacaatgaagaaaaatcCATTTATTTacaggggaaaactaaccttggggtttttaacttttccataaatagacatacacaatatatggtaaagtaggtattcactatatatggtaaaatagacattcactatatatggtacatttataacactccctctAGAATGTCTAAcagatagataatgtgtctcgttaaaaccttattagaaaaaattcagtggaaaaaaatatagtgaaagaaaaagagtatACATCTCTAACAATGCGCATATAAGTTGTCTCATTAAAAACATTACAAGAAAAATCaggtgggacaaaaccttgaaaggaaaaagagtacaacgcgtattaactccccctaacgAGAACattcttgaacctttgcatcccgatcttgtgcaccatcttctagaaagttgtaattggaggaaacttgatgaataaatcggtcacattgtcacttgaacgaatctgttgcacgttaatatcatcattcttttgtagctcatatatgtagaaaaggtttgatgaagtgtgcttcgctctatctccttttatgaatcatCCCTTAAGTtatgctatgcatgttgcatgctgcattatttccgtataaaattgtgggtacattgtcacatttcacaccacatttttctcgaatgagatgtatcatagatctcaatcatacacattctcggctagcttcatgaatagctattatctcatcatggttcaatgaagtggttAGATACACTGCTTTGTATatatccaagatatgacagtgtcTCCATATGTGAACATATTgtatgtttgagatcgagatttatacGGGTCAAATAAATACCCAACATTAGTATGACCAATAAGATTGaaactacaatctttagaataaaataaactcttgtattttatcccattttaatgtctcctagtaggagcagaaatatgtCTTgcttaacaaattgactgaaaaagctatatcaggccttgtagtatttgcaagatatagtATTGCACCACTTGCACTtggatatgatacttcataaccaattcaattcgatatattttccatgtcagcaaataatctattgcttttgaaaactctccaagaatttcaataattttcaagctataagcttatacaatataagtattttaaataaattttccagaaacttttatatgcttcaaacattttgaatccttagaaagtgttcatttaaattttgtcaagtgacaatattcaacattttatatgtgacatcttcaagtgtctggactacaaatcaaataagttttacacttatcaagatgcatcctttctagtcacttgataaatatttctacgtcaccatgcttaaataaacgtagaatccGGATCCTCGTAATCTCTCACAATATTGCGCAAATATTGCATCAAAGATATTGAtaatatatcatttcgtatcagttcacaatgtgacataatattttgagatctcatcacttcattatttttaggtacctgaacctctcataaggtttcatgaagtggtacGTCGTAGGTTCTTCAatagcacattgccttcttattataattatttgctccttatcctttcaaaggattattttatttggaaccgattggtctaccatgcttcacgcatgcatagactttgtcctttatgaacacaaaatagaaacacttgcagcttaaatatgagatgcgttcgacatttgactagaattatcttttgaataaggatctgatgataattcttaatatatttcatagctacttataatctccctcttatgttaggaaaactaacatacatcctccatctttgtgcatcatagtatattcattaatcgtataccgcacattaaaattattagatagaATAGTTGGTTTCTGACCTAAaatcaattgagagggaagaaataatcttAATTTGTTGGTCTAatacatacaagtgctattgtatgcaacatatcaaatttcagaccaacacatgaagctttgttctcattagtaatggtttagctatttattgaaggcattcaatgtcaaaccatcatcatcaagatgaattgtcttgattacacaatctgaaagttatgctcttaacttaattttatagagcaaacaactttatgaatgtcaaactgcaggttgacaatgaatatacatgtgatcatcttattgatgcatcttttcaagatatcacatgataggtAAACGGACCCGTATTCAccttttatgcttttcagattttaaggggtCCAGATTTTAAGGGGTCCAATCCCCAAATTAGTTGGTCGAACCAACTTTCATGAGagcaagcaacattaaagttcatgaagaattttcaaattcttcaatatatgttcaatactcagtatgcacatatTTGGGATGTtgatcgttcatgtcaatttatgaacttttattctagcaaactccaagtttaccttGACATgcaccttttactttagtaaatttcagatttactattacatgaataaatttcaaatttactacttcagaagtagatttcaaaataacccttCTCGATTATTTTGCCTTTTTCGAAAGTGGATTTTAATTTCCTTACAACAACGAGCATGTTCGAATTTATATGCAGTCACAATTACCTCTAGGGTCTAgatttgtatttataataatcGAAATTTTCATTTCCGgtaatgaaatataatcatgccttaagcgtatcaaattatgatagctactacaaaaacaaattgaggcatacatatgatttattgctaccatattcaattcaaggaatgaagcatatttaatgggacatgttacaccaaatacccattattttgtctTACCCATCATAATATCTTCCATATGatatattgagattcaaactcaatatcttatccatataaaaaggCTTCTTAGGCAATaactcgatgggacttgaactcaatattttatcatcatggtgcattggaACTTTTAATCCAATAtcttacccttaatgagatgagacttaaattcatcatcatatcttttaacaatattgttcttcatgaacaagtttaaagcataattggttccaattatttttcctcaaatccaacaataattatatcattagtagcaaaagacaaataacataagcagttactaaccttgaaatcctttagATTTAAAATCTCACCTTGttttggtagagtctcgtgctgctAACGTGTTAtgaaagaataaagaataaagaagaagagtagagaggataaagagagtaattgttatttctcttgagggatggattataatgaaggaaaacccctttatttatatggaaaactaaccttggggtttgtaactttttcataaatagacatacacaatatatggtaaactaagtattcattatatatggtaaagtagtcattcactatatatgatacatttataacaaaacgATATTTTTAAGGCCtttctcatttttaatatattattatagattatagatataaactAGTTCAAGTTACGTGCGTTACACGTGTGTATAGTTTAAAAGaagattaatttattaaaaagtaGCAATTGTCTTTGAGCAAAATATAatattcttttcttcaatttcaacaataaaaaatgaaattcaagATGTGATTTATCCCGTATAGGATTTTTCCTTGGGACTCTATTATGAAAAATACTACACAATAACCAATATatgattataaataatattagtCTATAGAATTATAAACTCaatcaataaaaaaagaaaagaaaagaagaagaacataTCATATATAGATGagaagtgttataaatatatttatattataataaatatctatatagacaagatctatcaagatctaataaatctatcaagatctagttgatatttaTCAGGATTTAAAATATCTGTCTTTTaatcagaaactaggagtaaattttctctataaatagaagggcttctttcattgtaaatcatcATCAAGGATCTCAATAGAATtcttaagagaaataagaattactctctattctctctctactcttcttctttattattttataacacgttatcagcacgagactctatacttttttagtttttttaggtgtttgataaaattaaaaaaaagctaaaagtggattaaaaaaagcaaaaattgagAAGCTGAATACCCCCagctttttactttttaaattaaattttttttatgtttgaccaaaacatttacctttttatcccttatattttcttcTAGTTCCAACAGTATCCTAAACTTTGTATcccttattgatttttctttctttttctttttgatgttctttttttcatcttttccctccagttttctcttcatctttctcatttattttcaaaaaatccaTCATTACACAAGAAAACACTCAAAAATTTTATCGTCAAATCGAGCTTGTGGTAAGTTTTTGTCTATCCGTTCATATAGAATCCttgcatgttatttaaattttaaaaattgattctttttaatagtttgtttaattcctaaaaattttatgttgtttacaagcttgcaatattataatataatactatatttatataaaaaatatcttaaaaattttattttttaatatttaaaaattaaaaagtaacttatatttataaattgacctgACATAATCACTTTACATTGAAAgtgtatttaaatagaaattaattttgaagtattagaattaaaaatcataaataattcacgTTATTATGTGTTAACAATTTTAAgaatatttaagtcattttgacaacaaaaaaataattgacAACACTTGTTTATCAACTACATCAACagatttttttcagtttcagcacttctatccaaacacctATCTACTTAATTTAAAAtcacttattttaagcttttaatcatttaagctaaaaagtaatttttttaatcttatccaaaCGGGCTCAAGGTGATGTGATTCTTTAATTTTCTATTATGATGGTTATCGCAATTCAAGCATTAACAGAGGTTACAcacaacacttttttttttttgataaaattatatatagCCTATTATCATTAGTGGACGTGTACTGTCAAATGGTTTACTTCTTTCGTAATGAATATTCTTGAAGT contains:
- the LOC107839975 gene encoding mitogen-activated protein kinase kinase kinase 1 isoform X1 — translated: MYAKKKQLRPRLDRTNALKNVDYDASQSVPSSPFEDQHTQRTRSLDLYPVTNRTSFRIDGAAGEFDTICRSLGLSPEDFAIPVAAWEARKPCSRSDRLRSTRFARRDSDVELECADELSDTGTGDGESNRRLDNLTASESEGENEPCSDADLYGTENELEVSDSFRNGVRGKLKHRLNSAPENLIKARVSEKEDVKCGIKGFRPPRLAPPAADVDDFTSAWDFIKSFGPADDENMVSPLHVESTSDDTPGNNKVGDIAKDDERSEDCVRNTSQESDSSSENDGVCEKPFEQGVRGDAESSKSPSDDSYSLISKRSSKSPTGESYSIISEMSPKSRSNESCALSLKSIHSVSPNGSPSIKSWQKGDFLGSGSFGTVYEGFTDDGFFFAVKEVSLIDPGNQQSLYQLEQEISLLSRFRHKNIVRYHGTNKDESKLYIFLELVTKGSLASVYRKYRLRDSHVSDYTRQILSGLHYLHSREVMHRDIKCANILVDVSGSVKLADFGLAKATQMNNIKSCKGTAFWMAPEVVNRKNNGYGTPADIWSLGCTVLEMLTGQIPYSHLEGMQALFRIGRGEPPPIPDTLSTEAQDFINSCLRVNPNDRPTASELLEHPFVMKPLSNFSSP
- the LOC107839975 gene encoding mitogen-activated protein kinase kinase kinase 1 isoform X2: MYAKKKQLRPRLDRTNALKNVDYDASQSVPSSPFEDQHTQRTRSLDLYPVTNRTSFRIDGAAGEFDTICRSLGLSPEDFAIPVAAWEARKPCSRSDRLRSTRFARRDSDVELECADELSDTGTGDGESNRRLDNLTASESEGENEPCSDADLYGTENELEVSDSFRNGVRGKLKHRLNSAPENLIKARVSEKEDVKCGIKGFRPPRLAPPAADVDDFTSAWDFIKSFGPADDENMVSPLHVESTSDDTPGNNKVGDIAKDDERSEDCVRNTSQESDSSSENDGVCEKPFEQGVRGDAESSKSPSDDSYSLISKRSSKSPTGESYSIISEMSPKSRSNESCALSLKSIHSVSPNGSPSIKSWQKGDFLGSGSFGTVYEGFTDDGFFFAVKEVSLIDPGNQQSLYQLEQEISLLSRFRHKNIVRYHGTNKDESKLYIFLELVTKGSLASVYRKYRLRDSHVSDYTRQILSGLHYLHSREVMHRLLIGRTMVMGLLLIYGVWVVLS